The following is a genomic window from Desulfobacterales bacterium.
GTCGAAATCCGGCAAGACTTCAAGAAGCAATCCGTCCTCTGCCCATAGAGGCACAGCCACCACTGACGGATTGCCAAGTCGTGTCTGCGCCACAAGCGTGGTATGCAAACCAGGTTCATCCTCATCCGCCTTCTCGAATTGCACATCCTTCCACGATGCGTCATCCGGAAAACCAATGATAGCCTGATTGGCCTGACCCTGTTTGGCAACCTTTTCCCCGTCTCCGTCCATCAAAGCCTTTTCCAGTCTTTCCAAGAGTGAATCGGGTACTTGCACCATCTCTTCGTAGACCGCTTGCACCAGGGTGTCGATCTCATCCGGCAGGGTTAACTCCTGTTTCTCCTGCAAAAGGCACCAGGTCCGCAAGAGGAGCTCTTCACGATATACCGCCCCCCACCAGAGTGGTTTCCCGAAAGAAGGTGGCTCGTCCCCGACGAGTCCGGCAACCAAGAGTTGAGGCTCTGGTATCGGCCGGAATTCCCTTGTGTGCCTCCACAACCGCCCGGCCCGTTGAAGGACAAGATCGACGGGGGCGAGGTCCGTGGCTATCACATCGAAATCAAGGTCAAGGCTCTGTTCCGCCACCTGGGTGGCGATGAGGATTTTCCGGCCGGACCGTCCCCCATCCTCGCCGAAGGTAGCCAAGGCCAGTTCCTCACGTTTCTGCCGTTGATTGGAAGGGAAACGGGCATGAAAAAGATAGATTTCTGTCCCGTCAGTTAAGCGTTTCCCGACAGATTGCCCTTGTGCCTTGATTGTCTCACCATTCGGGAAAAGCCTGTACAGCTCCTGAGCACGTTGCACCGTGTTGACCAGGGCCAGCCCCAAGCCGCCATTTGCAAGTTTTTCCTCCAATGCTGAACGTATTGCCGGTAGATCCGACGAGATTCCAAACAGGTTTATTTTCAAACGCCGAGCGGGGTCTGCCTCGAAATGGACCTGATCGACTCTGCCAGAGTGGAACATGGAGAGACGAGGGTACTCCACCTCATGCGCGGGAAGATCGGTATTGACAACCTCCGCCAATTTGCGCCGGATCGACGGGGGCATGGTCGCGGAGAGCAGCACAATCGATGAGCCCAGCGCCAGCAACCAGCGCATCAAGTGAATCAGTAATGTGCCGGTGTAGGCATCGTAGGCATGAATTTCATCGAAAACCACCACCCGATTTGCAAGCCCCCACAAACGGACAAAGTTGTGCCGAACCGGCAGAATGGGCAACAAAGCCTGGTCCACTGTGCCAACACCATATTCCGACAGGAGCGCCCGCTTCTTGGAAGTGAACCATTCCCCGGCCCGGATCTCGCCTCCGGTATCGGGATCGTGGATGCCGGAAAGACGCAGATTCTGAAAGGTGTCATTAAGTAGCGTGGCGCCATGCACCAGTTGCAGATCGAGCTTCCGGTTGCCTCCCTGGCCGGATAAAAACCTGAGGGTTCGTTTGAACATGGCGTTCCCTGTGGCCTTGGTCGGTAGAGCCACATAGAGCCCTCGATGGCCGCACTTGCGCTGTAGCTCCAGATGTGCGTAGAAAGCGGCCTCTGTCTTCCCCTCTCCCATGGGTGCCTCCACCAACAGAATGGCAGGCTTTGTCAGTGCTGCAAGGGCCTCGCTGACCGCTTGCTGCAACGGACGGGGAGAAAAGCTGAAAACTTCCTCGAAGGGCCTGGATTCTTGGGAAAGCTGAGTTCGTGACTCCCAGCCGATTGCGTTCAATGCCTTTTCCGCCTTAACTCTGCTCTTTCGAAACCAGCCAGGGAGGTCAGGGCAATCATCAGGACAACCGAAGGGAAACCATTCTTCATTGGAACCAATCCAATCGGCAAAACTCGTAAGTCCCGCCAGCAACATAAATTCAGGCCCGGAAATGGTCGGCTTTGAGGGTAGTACTGAAGGGTTGAAAACCCCAAGCAAAGCCTCCGCAAGGCCATGACGAGCTTGTGTCCAATCATTCCTTACTTCTTCAAGTCGCTCGCCCCTGCCAACATAAATTTCTAGCGACGCCTTATCTTTCGCGTTTTCTGAGGCCCGATTGCCATGATGACAACCAACCGCATCCGCCGCCAGTTCGGCCAAATCTTCCGGCCATTCCCGGTCACGCAGAATCTCTGCCAAAGCAATCTGACCAACAAATCCGTGTCGGATGACGATATTCGGACTTCGTGGAAGACGCAAACCTGTCTTAGGAAGCAGCTCCGGCCACTTGGACTGAAACCCCGGACAAGACTTTCCCAGATCATGGCAGGATGCCAGGAACAAGAGCCACGGGCGTGCCTCCCCCCAGCCCATCCCCAATATTGCCGCCATCATGTCACGTGTCTTCTCTGGTTCACGTGCCAGTATCGCGTCCACACTGGCAGCAACATCTAGCAAGTGAAGGATGAGGGGGTGCCACTCTGAATCCCCATTTCTGGACGTCTTTGCCCACAAGTATCCAAATATTTTGTCCAACCCAATCCTCTTGATTTTCATTCCTTCCCAACCGCTGCCACATCCAGACAGTGATAAGGCAGCAAATGATATCGCAACGGTTGGCCTTCCTCGGCTTTTTCCGCCTTGCCCCAATAGTTAAAAAACCGTTCGAACCGTTTCATTGTTTAAACCGTTTGTTGAACTAACTGTTTAAGCGTTTAAACCGTTTCAGCCGCTTAAGCGTTCCAGCGTTCAAACCGTTTGAGCGTTTGGGCCGTTACTTTTTCAGATACGACTGCAGCATTGCGTCAAATTCTTCCATTTCAGGATCTTTCGGTTTCTTGTATTTCTGGCCCTTAAACTTGCTCCTCTTCAGGTGCTCGATAAACTTGTGCAACATGATCGACAGTTTCCGGTGCTGATCTATCAGTATCTCTGCCTTTTCCCGGACGATATATCCCTGGTCCTGGGCCACATAGAGTTGGCAGCGCACCTCGCCACAGCTCCCCTTGGCAATGGCAAGAAATTGGATGAATTCCTGGTTGCCGCCCCGTTCGTACCCCTCGGCGATGTTGGACATCACAGACACCGAGGCACGGCGGATCTGGTCTCTGAGGCCGTAGTCCTTGGCAAAATTCCCCTTGGCGGTCGCGGCATAGATCTGGTTGGTCAACACCCTTGCCAGTTTCCAGGTTTCCAGGTCTTCGAAGTTTTTCACGATCATTGTTATACCTCGTTTGAGCCGTTCCAGCGTTTAAACAGTTTAAACCGTTGGAACCGTTTGAACGGTTACTTCCTAAAACCCGATTTTCCGCTTCGGTTTCTCATCCGTGTCCAGCAACTGCCGGATCGCCTTAAAGACTATCTGGAAGTTCTCGTCGTACTCGGCGAGTCTGTTTTCCAGGATTTCGAGCCGGTCGGCAAACTCCTTGTGGCCGGCAACCATTTCGCGAAGCTTCACAAAGGCCCGCACCACATAGATACTGACCTCGACGGCTCTCTTCGTTTTCAGGATCGACGCGACCATCAAGGCCCCGTGTTCGGTAAATACAAGGGGAGAATATCTTCTTCCACCATGACCGGCAGCATCACTTGAGGTCGCAAATTGCGATCTCAAGTTTTGTCGGTCTCGTAACAACCCGAAAGGCTTCAAATGCCACCTAATAACATCAACTACTTACAACATGACACACGTCCGTCTCGCAGGTTGTTGCGAGACCGACAAATGTTATTGGATTGCGGACAGAAGAACAATGCTAGATTATTACCAGGGTTTTGATAGGCAAAACCTAGTAGTCGGCCTGATGGTTTACCGGACCGGGGACCAACGGCGGAACAGGTCCTCAGCTCCGGGCACCAAGCAGGTCGAGCAGGCGGGCGTGGATATTATCAAAGCCGCCGTTGGAGAGGATGGCGATCACGTCGCCCGGTATTGCGCTACGGCGGAGATGGTCAAGAATTTCGTCGGTATCGGCAAAGTAAAGGGCGTCCCGGCCGCGGCTGGCAAGATCCGCCACCAGTTGTTTGCTGGAAAAGCGTTCCCCGGGCGGCACCTTGTGCAGGGCCGGCGGCTCGCGGACAATGACCATATCGCTGTGGTCAAAACAGCCGGCATAACGCCCCTGGAAAACGTTGCGCATCGAGGTGTTGGTGCGGGGCTCAAACACGGCTATCAGCCGCCGCCCCTGGTATGCCTCGCCTAATGCGGCCAGGGTCTCCCGCACCGCGGTGGGGTGATGGGCAAAATCATCGATCACCGTGATCCCGTCCACCTCGCCGCGCACCTCCTGCCGCCGTTTGACCCCCTTGAAAGAGGCCAGCCCGGCGGCCGTTGTTTCCGGACCGATGCCGAGCCGGTGCAGCACAGCAATGGCCGCCAGTCCGTTCAGGCCGTTATGGCGGCCAGGCATCGGGCTTGCAAAATCACCATAGAACTCATCCCGGTATTGGACCCGGAAGGTCGTGCCCCGGGGGGTTACCCGCAACTCCTCCAGTTGCCAGTCCGCATCCGCTCCCTGGCCGTAGCTCTCCACCCGGCAGCGGGCCTGGGACACGATCTCCCGCACCACCGGATCATCGGCACAGGCGATGATGCAGCCGTCCCCGGGCATGATCGCCACCAGCCGTGCAAATGATCTTTTCACCGCCTCCAGATCTTCATAGATATCGGCATGGTCGAACTCGATACTGGTGATGATCGCGATCTCGGGCCGGTAATGGAGAAACTTGGGTCCCTTGTCAAAAAAGGCGGTGTCATACTCGTCGCCCTCAAGTACGAAAAAAGGGCTGTTGCTGGTGTTGAAATTGCGGCCGAACTCCTGGACCAGGCCGCCGATCATGAACCCGGGGGTATTGCCGGCCGCATGGAGCATGACCGCCAGCATGGAGGAAGTGGTGGTCTTGCCGTGGGTGCCGGCCACCACCAGCGGACGCTTGCCGGCCAGAAAAAAGGTCCGGATCGCCTGGGGAAAGGACAGATAGGGAATCCCGGCCGCGGCCAGGGCAACGGCCTCGGAATTCTTCCGGGTGACGACATTGCCGACCACCACCAGGTCGGGCCGGGGAACAAGGTTCTCCGGCCCATGGCCGCTGATCACCGGGATCCCCAGCCGGGCCAGAAAATCGCTCATCGGCGGGTAGACCTGCCGGTCGGAACCGGTGACCTTGTACCCCTGGCCATGGAGCAGACCGGCCAATGCGCCCATGCCGGTGCCGCAGATGCCGATCAAGTGGATATGACCGATGGAACCAGGGACCCGGTTCAGGTCGGGAGAAAGTTGCGCGCCTTGGTCAGCAGCCGGGAGATTCATGGGGTTCCGTTGGCAAGGCCTGGGGGAAACGGACCGGACAACCGGCCGCCGCGGCTGCAAGATGCGGCCGCGGCTAGCCCGCTGAAGAGAAAAACGGGCTACGAGCGAACAGTATCGTGGACCGACCGGTAGATGGAGTCAAAGGTCTCGCCAAAGTTGCCCGGCGAAAGACGGCCCACCTCAATGAACTTGACCACGATCTCCTTGGCAACCTTGAGAATCGCCTCATCGGATACCGGTTTGATCTGGGAGTCCGGCCCTGGTAAGGGGATGTTTTTCTTTCCTGTCATGGAGTCACCATAAAAAAAACCTCTGCTGCCGGAAGAAGGCCGTTTCTTTACCAGGACAGCAGAGGTATTTTTCTCATAGGAAAAACCGACAAGGCCCTCCCTAAAGAACCGGTTCAAACAGCCTCGGCCGA
Proteins encoded in this region:
- the cas3 gene encoding CRISPR-associated helicase Cas3' — translated: MKIKRIGLDKIFGYLWAKTSRNGDSEWHPLILHLLDVAASVDAILAREPEKTRDMMAAILGMGWGEARPWLLFLASCHDLGKSCPGFQSKWPELLPKTGLRLPRSPNIVIRHGFVGQIALAEILRDREWPEDLAELAADAVGCHHGNRASENAKDKASLEIYVGRGERLEEVRNDWTQARHGLAEALLGVFNPSVLPSKPTISGPEFMLLAGLTSFADWIGSNEEWFPFGCPDDCPDLPGWFRKSRVKAEKALNAIGWESRTQLSQESRPFEEVFSFSPRPLQQAVSEALAALTKPAILLVEAPMGEGKTEAAFYAHLELQRKCGHRGLYVALPTKATGNAMFKRTLRFLSGQGGNRKLDLQLVHGATLLNDTFQNLRLSGIHDPDTGGEIRAGEWFTSKKRALLSEYGVGTVDQALLPILPVRHNFVRLWGLANRVVVFDEIHAYDAYTGTLLIHLMRWLLALGSSIVLLSATMPPSIRRKLAEVVNTDLPAHEVEYPRLSMFHSGRVDQVHFEADPARRLKINLFGISSDLPAIRSALEEKLANGGLGLALVNTVQRAQELYRLFPNGETIKAQGQSVGKRLTDGTEIYLFHARFPSNQRQKREELALATFGEDGGRSGRKILIATQVAEQSLDLDFDVIATDLAPVDLVLQRAGRLWRHTREFRPIPEPQLLVAGLVGDEPPSFGKPLWWGAVYREELLLRTWCLLQEKQELTLPDEIDTLVQAVYEEMVQVPDSLLERLEKALMDGDGEKVAKQGQANQAIIGFPDDASWKDVQFEKADEDEPGLHTTLVAQTRLGNPSVVAVPLWAEDGLLLEVLPDFD
- the mpl gene encoding UDP-N-acetylmuramate:L-alanyl-gamma-D-glutamyl-meso-diaminopimelate ligase, giving the protein MNLPAADQGAQLSPDLNRVPGSIGHIHLIGICGTGMGALAGLLHGQGYKVTGSDRQVYPPMSDFLARLGIPVISGHGPENLVPRPDLVVVGNVVTRKNSEAVALAAAGIPYLSFPQAIRTFFLAGKRPLVVAGTHGKTTTSSMLAVMLHAAGNTPGFMIGGLVQEFGRNFNTSNSPFFVLEGDEYDTAFFDKGPKFLHYRPEIAIITSIEFDHADIYEDLEAVKRSFARLVAIMPGDGCIIACADDPVVREIVSQARCRVESYGQGADADWQLEELRVTPRGTTFRVQYRDEFYGDFASPMPGRHNGLNGLAAIAVLHRLGIGPETTAAGLASFKGVKRRQEVRGEVDGITVIDDFAHHPTAVRETLAALGEAYQGRRLIAVFEPRTNTSMRNVFQGRYAGCFDHSDMVIVREPPALHKVPPGERFSSKQLVADLASRGRDALYFADTDEILDHLRRSAIPGDVIAILSNGGFDNIHARLLDLLGARS
- a CDS encoding four helix bundle protein — translated: MIVKNFEDLETWKLARVLTNQIYAATAKGNFAKDYGLRDQIRRASVSVMSNIAEGYERGGNQEFIQFLAIAKGSCGEVRCQLYVAQDQGYIVREKAEILIDQHRKLSIMLHKFIEHLKRSKFKGQKYKKPKDPEMEEFDAMLQSYLKK